A region of Anolis sagrei isolate rAnoSag1 chromosome 2, rAnoSag1.mat, whole genome shotgun sequence DNA encodes the following proteins:
- the LOC132765436 gene encoding taste receptor type 2 member 7-like, translated as MSIVGIFCLTIFGIVSFIGILGNGFILVVNGHQWLQNRKMIPSDFLLTSLSTSRFIMQLGLLINSSLYLIVNIKVPLFLYDVTFFFWIFFNMTSHWCATWLSVFYCMKVTNFANPLFLWLKAKINMLVPRLLGLSIAIFTVSCLPLLVDYFGYIKWCNLTETLPKNASQRKVCGKAPIVFLPIQFSFYVLNLGLSTIAIILLLVSLWRHTRNLKKSGVGVKDLNTQVHIKVMTFLLFWFFFYFVDFIAVIVYAIINSTEGDITTVQGLLIGIWMSAFPSAHSIILILTNPNLKEMCIRLMKEMYAHIISIGHSTS; from the coding sequence ATGTCTATAGTTGGAATCTTTTGTTTGACCATTTTTGGAATTGTGTCTTTTATTGGTATTTTGGGTAATGGATTCATTCTAGTTGTGAATGGACACCAATGGTTGCAAAACAGGAAGATGATCCCTTCTGATTTCCTTCTGACCAGCCTGAGTACCTCCAGGTTTATCATGCAGCTGGGTTTGCTGATAAACAGCAGTCTGTACTTAATTGTAAATATTAAAGTACCTCTTTTCTTATATGATGTTACTTTCTTTTTCTGGATATTTTTCAACATGACCAGCCACTGGTGTGCCACATGGCtcagtgttttctattgtatGAAGGTCACCAACTTTGCCAACCCGCTCTTCCTCTGGCTGAAAGCAAAGATCAATATGCTTGTACCCAGGCTGCTTGGACTGTCCATAGCCATTTTCACAGTTTCTTGTCTTCCTTTGCTTGTTGATTATTTTGGATACATAAAGTGGTGCAATCTCACAGAgactctgccaaagaatgccagCCAAAGAAAGGTTTGTGGCAAAGCTCCCATTGTTTTTCTTCCCATTCAATTTTCTTTTTATGTCCTAAATTTGGGTCTAAGTACAATTGCAATCATTCTTTTGCTTGTCTCTCTGTGGAGACACACAAGAAATCTCAAGAAAAGTGGTGTTGGTGTTAAGGACCTCAACACTCAGGTCCACATTAAAGTCATGACATTTTTGTTGTTCTGGTTTTTCTTCTACTTTGTAGATTTCATTGCTGTGATAGTTTATGCCATCATTAATTCTACTGAGGGAGACATTACGACTGTTCAAGGACTGCTTATTGGCATCTGGATGTCTGCATTTCCTTCTGCACActctattatattaatattaaccaATCCTAATTTGAAAGAAATGTGTATTCGCCTCATGAAAGAAATGTATGCTCACATCATAAGCATCGGACACAGCacttcctaa
- the LOC137096210 gene encoding taste receptor type 2 member 7-like gives MVNNLSIVGIFCLIIFEIVTFIGILGNGFIIVVNGYQWLHNRKMIPYDFLLTSLSTSRFIMQLGLLIKSSLYLIVKIKLYLFLDDVIFFSWMFFNMTSHWCATWLSVFYCMKVTNFANPLFLWLKAKINMLVPRLLGLSIAVFMVSCFPLLDDYFGHTKWCNLTETLPKNASQRKVCGFAAIIFLPIQFPFYVLNLGLSTIAIILLVVSLWRHTRNLKKSGVGVKDLSTQVHIKVMTFLLFWFFFNFVDFIAVIVYAGAIINNIERDFMTIQGLLIGIWMSVFPSAHSIILILTNPKLKEKCTRFVKEMYAHIVSIGHSTS, from the coding sequence ATGGTTAACAATCTGTCTATAGTTGGAATCTTTTGTTTGATCATTTTTGAAATTGTAACTTTTATTGGTATTTTGGGAAATGGATTCATTATAGTTGTGAATGGATACCAATGGTTGCATAACAGGAAGATGATCCCTTATGATTTCCTTCTGACCAGCCTGAGTACCTCCAGGTTTATCATGCAGCTGGGTTTGCTGATAAAAAGCAGTCTGTACTTAATTGTAAAGATTAAATTATATCTTTTCTTAGATGatgttattttcttttcctgGATGTTTTTCAACATGACCAGCCACTGGTGTGCCACATGGCtcagtgttttctattgtatGAAGGTCACCAACTTTGCCAACCCGCTCTTCCTCTGGCTGAAAGCAAAGATCAATATGCTTGTACCCAGGCTGCTTGGACTGTCCATAgccgttttcatggtttcttgttttcctttgcttGATGATTATTTTGGACACACAAAGTGGTGCAATCTGACAGAgactctgccaaagaatgccagTCAAAGAAAGGTTTGTGGCTTTGCTGCGATTATTTTTCTTCCCATTCAATTTCCTTTTTATGTCCTAAATTTGGGCCTAAGCACAATCGCAATCATTCTTCTGGTTGTCTCTCTGTGGAGACACACAAGAAATCTCAAGAAAAGTGGTGTTGGAGTTAAGGACCTCAGCACTCAGGTCCACATTAAAGTCATGACATTTTTGTTGTTCTGGTTCTTCTTCAACTTTGTAGATTTCATTGCTGTGATAGTTTATGCTGGCGCCATCATTAATAATATTGAGAGAGATTTTATGACCATTCAAGGACTGCTTATTGGCATCTGGATGTCTGTGTTTCCTTCTGCACActctattatattaatattaaccaATCCTAAACTGAAAGAAAAGTGTACTCGCTTCGTAAAAGAAATGTATGCTCACATCGTAAGCATCGGACACAGCacttcctaa